The genomic interval CTGTAAACATTTTTTACCGTCGATGATTTCGCGGCGGAGCGGCAAGATAATCAATTTTTCCGGAGGCGGCGCGACATTCCCGCGGGTGAATTTTTCCGCCTACGCCTGCTCCAAAGCGGCGATAGTGCGATTTACGGAAATCCTCGCCGAGGAAGTCGGGCCGCACGGCGTAGAAGTCAACGCCGTGTCGCCGGGGCCGGTTTACACCGGAATGCTCGAAGATATTATCCGCGCGGGAAAAAAATCCGGCGCCTCCGATTTAGCGGCCGCGCTCAATATTAAAAAAATGCGGCGGAAAGACGCGTACTCGGGCAAATCCTCCGCGTTGTTGTCGGTTTTTCTGGCCTCCGACCGGTCGGACGGCATTACGGGAAAATTAATCAGCGCCGTATGGGACGACTGGAAGAATTTGCCGCGGCGTAAGGCCGGACTTGCGAAGTCCGCTCTCTACACTCTGCGCCGCGTCGACGGAGTAAATATAAAAGAGGCCCGCCGCGGCCGACGTTGAACGCGCCGCCGGATATAATGGAAAATCTGAAAGTATTGATTATCGCGCATGTCGCAGGCGGCGGATACGTGCGCACCACCGATAATTTTGTGCGCACGGCCGGAGGTCTCGGAGCTCTTTTTATTAACCACACCGAAGTTTATCGCGAGCGTGGATTCCGCGGGACAAAAGAGTATATCGAGGGTTTTATCGGGGATAATAAGGTCAACTGCGTTATATACATGCCCAGCACCTTTGAATTTTATTTCGACGTCGGTTTCTTCGAGCATATCAGAAAAACCTGTTTTACCGTTATGGTTGCCGGCGAAATAGAGACCGATTACGAGTCGCGCACGGCCTATTACGCCCAGGCGATGGATTTGGTGCTTCTTCCGAACTTCACTTCGGTCGCGGCCCTCGGCCAGATAGGCGTCGATTCGATGCCGTATTGGGGCTGGTATTCCCCCGATAATTACGCTTCCTCCGCACCTTCGACCAAGACCATCGACGTTTCTTTTCTGGGGCAGTTAAAGGAAAAACACGGCAGACAGGCCCTGATAAACCACCTGGTTTCTGACGGTATCAAGGTCGAAACATTCGGGCCCGATTCCCCCGGCGGCGTTATAACGCAAGAGGATAAAATACGGATTTACAAAGAGACAAAAATCAACCTGAATCTCGCCGGTGTAAACAGAAAGACACG from Elusimicrobia bacterium HGW-Elusimicrobia-1 carries:
- a CDS encoding dehydrogenase gives rise to the protein MDFVGGLVPRSRLVRQQKRSVPLFMQGHRLKNKVAVITGGAGGIGRLVAKYFLDEGASVVAADINRRALAAVGKEFAGAYGGKFAAVKTDVTRKADVARLAFAVHKKFGPADILVNASAVQKPIGPVKDTDARAWQSTLVTNVMGTVICCKHFLPSMISRRSGKIINFSGGGATFPRVNFSAYACSKAAIVRFTEILAEEVGPHGVEVNAVSPGPVYTGMLEDIIRAGKKSGASDLAAALNIKKMRRKDAYSGKSSALLSVFLASDRSDGITGKLISAVWDDWKNLPRRKAGLAKSALYTLRRVDGVNIKEARRGRR